The Candidatus Manganitrophus noduliformans genome includes a window with the following:
- a CDS encoding ligand-binding sensor domain-containing protein — MRRKTTLVFLFILFVSIPFAFQPISPRPAYAQANPHAPPEELWTHFTLFSIVRALAVEGDVLWVGTSNGLLRYDLVREEQKSYTTKNGLLSNIIHTVAIDPKGNKWIGTYGGGLSKFDGKQWTTYTPYGSGSTASYGEASWTRFGSGKGLGDLWVYGVHFDPKGTMWVATWKGVSRFDGKFFKTYTTDDGLIDKWVYTLAQDQKGTFWFGTEGGVSRFDGKSWKSWTNKEGVGAEVARVKPPEVADLQFVPQHHQGGDKPLEYNPNYVVSSVIDSQNRLWIGTLGGGLSRFDGKKWKSYTIQDGLAGNIIHALKFDAKGTLWIGTDGGVSRFDGKKFKNFTEKEGIGAVYAIAIDRQGHKWFGTFGGVAQYRGD; from the coding sequence ATGCGTCGGAAAACCACCTTAGTATTCCTTTTTATTCTCTTCGTCTCGATTCCCTTTGCTTTCCAACCGATTTCTCCCCGTCCCGCTTATGCGCAGGCCAACCCTCATGCTCCCCCTGAAGAATTGTGGACGCACTTTACCCTCTTCTCGATCGTTCGGGCGCTGGCGGTAGAGGGGGATGTCCTCTGGGTGGGAACCTCGAACGGTCTCCTCAGATACGACCTGGTCCGTGAAGAACAAAAGTCCTACACGACCAAAAACGGACTCCTCTCCAACATCATCCACACGGTCGCGATCGATCCCAAGGGAAACAAGTGGATCGGAACCTACGGCGGAGGCCTGAGCAAGTTCGACGGAAAACAGTGGACGACCTACACCCCCTACGGCAGCGGCTCCACCGCTTCGTATGGAGAGGCGTCCTGGACCCGCTTCGGCAGCGGCAAAGGACTGGGCGATCTTTGGGTTTACGGGGTTCATTTCGATCCGAAAGGAACCATGTGGGTCGCCACATGGAAAGGGGTCAGCCGATTCGACGGCAAGTTTTTTAAAACATACACAACCGACGACGGGCTGATTGATAAATGGGTCTACACCTTGGCGCAGGACCAGAAGGGAACGTTTTGGTTCGGCACCGAAGGGGGGGTCAGCCGGTTCGACGGCAAGAGTTGGAAGAGCTGGACCAACAAGGAAGGGGTCGGTGCAGAGGTCGCCCGGGTAAAACCCCCGGAGGTCGCGGATTTACAGTTTGTTCCACAACACCACCAGGGAGGGGACAAACCGCTCGAATATAATCCGAACTACGTCGTCTCCTCCGTCATCGATTCACAAAATCGCCTCTGGATCGGAACCCTCGGCGGGGGGCTCTCCCGGTTCGATGGAAAGAAATGGAAGAGCTATACGATCCAAGACGGCCTCGCCGGAAATATCATCCATGCTCTCAAGTTCGACGCGAAGGGGACATTATGGATTGGGACCGACGGCGGGGTCAGCCGGTTCGACGGCAAGAAATTTAAGAATTTTACCGAGAAAGAAGGGATCGGCGCCGTGTATGCGATCGCCATCGATCGCCAGGGCCACAAATGGTTTGGAACGTTTGGAGGGGTCGCACAGTACCGGGGGGATTGA
- a CDS encoding c(7)-type cytochrome triheme domain-containing protein, translating to MAWVKERRRYLFVGCLLILLSLTTFYACIRQAKSEPANPPAVPAAAGAPAQAVPVQAPAQAQEKDLASQPSLVAPHPATALPKFEDPTKLPTPGPPYNQENTNGDVVLKDFPVDASGQVDWVKAFQENLIKPHESLDLNKPPTPPFMFDIEIPAIGSMPNVIFPHFPHTFWLDCANCHPGIFMMKKGGNPISMVKIVNGEFCGRCHGRVAFPLANCTRCHVKPKS from the coding sequence ATGGCTTGGGTGAAAGAACGAAGAAGATATCTCTTTGTCGGGTGCTTGCTCATACTCCTTTCCCTCACCACCTTCTACGCCTGCATACGCCAAGCCAAGAGTGAACCGGCGAATCCGCCCGCCGTACCTGCCGCCGCCGGTGCGCCGGCCCAAGCGGTTCCGGTTCAGGCGCCGGCCCAGGCCCAAGAGAAAGATCTTGCATCACAACCTTCGCTGGTGGCCCCGCATCCTGCAACCGCTCTTCCGAAATTTGAAGACCCGACCAAACTTCCCACACCGGGCCCCCCTTATAATCAAGAGAATACGAATGGAGATGTGGTCCTGAAGGACTTTCCGGTCGATGCCTCCGGCCAAGTCGACTGGGTCAAGGCCTTTCAGGAAAATCTGATCAAGCCGCACGAGTCGCTCGATCTTAATAAACCCCCCACCCCTCCTTTTATGTTCGATATCGAAATTCCGGCGATCGGCTCCATGCCGAACGTGATCTTTCCCCACTTCCCACATACTTTCTGGTTGGATTGCGCCAATTGCCACCCCGGCATTTTCATGATGAAGAAGGGGGGCAATCCGATTTCGATGGTGAAGATCGTTAACGGAGAGTTCTGCGGACGCTGCCACGGCCGGGTCGCTTTCCCTCTGGCCAACTGCACCCGCTGCCACGTGAAGCCAAAAAGCTAG
- a CDS encoding c(7)-type cytochrome triheme domain-containing protein codes for MKSVRIGIILGLGLLLAYFWGGDKVSGYYGDMVLNSKAEKRGMPPVVFPHWYHRAEFKCKVCHPAIFEMRAGSNDIDMKKIIVDGQFCGKCHNGTISWKPIECARCHSGTPGMTTGVLEGFPK; via the coding sequence ATGAAAAGTGTTCGGATCGGCATCATACTCGGATTAGGCCTTTTGCTGGCATATTTCTGGGGCGGCGACAAGGTGTCAGGCTACTACGGCGATATGGTCCTGAACAGCAAGGCGGAAAAACGAGGGATGCCGCCGGTTGTTTTCCCTCACTGGTACCATCGCGCGGAATTTAAGTGTAAGGTCTGTCACCCCGCCATTTTTGAAATGCGGGCGGGATCGAATGATATCGATATGAAGAAGATCATCGTTGATGGACAGTTCTGCGGGAAATGCCACAACGGAACGATTTCGTGGAAGCCGATTGAATGCGCCCGCTGCCACTCCGGAACACCGGGGATGACAACAGGGGTTCTGGAAGGCTTTCCAAAGTAG
- a CDS encoding cytochrome c3 family protein: protein MTFKRIQIFILLGIVGFILFLSASAKGGSIIRSRHDLSALNWRGYQNETGPMQGGTFDDLREACVYCHTPHNSSSYAPLWNRELPQERGYQMYSSPNFDSAPRRAPDGISLACLSCHDGSVAVDSVLKPPQFHDIVETGGDYRMTLEGEEGSDACSKCHNRSEGAYGGLSGAHDATVRYFTKDLRDDHAISMVLPSADVDPQFNQPTILKPDGGRMFANGVQTFAGDKVQCASCHDIHSPDEKNLQGRDPFLRASNRGSALCLTCHQK from the coding sequence ATGACGTTTAAGAGAATTCAAATTTTCATCTTGTTGGGAATCGTCGGCTTCATCCTATTTCTTTCCGCTTCCGCCAAAGGCGGCTCCATCATCCGATCCCGGCATGATCTCTCCGCGCTGAACTGGCGCGGATATCAGAACGAGACCGGCCCGATGCAGGGAGGGACCTTCGACGACCTCCGCGAGGCATGCGTCTACTGCCATACGCCTCACAACAGCAGCAGCTACGCCCCTCTTTGGAATCGAGAGCTTCCCCAGGAGCGGGGCTATCAAATGTATTCCAGTCCCAACTTCGATTCGGCCCCGCGGAGGGCGCCCGACGGGATCTCCCTCGCCTGTCTTTCTTGCCACGACGGATCGGTGGCGGTCGATTCGGTTCTCAAGCCGCCGCAATTTCATGACATCGTCGAAACCGGCGGCGATTATCGGATGACCCTGGAGGGAGAGGAGGGGAGTGACGCCTGCTCGAAATGCCACAATCGGTCGGAAGGGGCCTACGGCGGTCTCTCCGGCGCTCATGATGCGACCGTCCGCTACTTCACGAAGGATCTGCGGGACGACCACGCCATCTCGATGGTCTTGCCGAGCGCCGATGTCGATCCGCAGTTCAATCAGCCGACGATCTTGAAGCCGGACGGGGGGCGAATGTTTGCAAACGGGGTTCAGACGTTCGCGGGGGACAAGGTCCAGTGCGCCTCCTGCCATGACATCCACAGTCCCGATGAGAAGAACCTGCAGGGGCGGGATCCCTTTTTGAGGGCCTCCAATCGAGGGAGCGCCCTCTGCTTGACCTGTCACCAGAAGTAA